From a region of the Xanthomonas rydalmerensis genome:
- a CDS encoding S1 family peptidase — protein sequence MKWIVACCLLALSTAAGAVVVRADVEETRYRMPAAAFPALVDLPGEGHGVLIAPQWVVTAAHAAPMQMPGMDQDVSIGGVAYRIKRVVLHPGYRKPADALVQEALTTHDFSRFYAALGAADDIALIELAAPVPGVAPVALYRGDGEVGMTAELIGKGATGDGKAGQDPHGAHRGVLRHAFNTIVGADPRYLSYRFDAPPSALPLEGITGSGDSGGPLLIGTGDARQLIGLASWGNYPPDHPFWATWTTGRPFVQGLYGQIVHAVRVSRYLPWMTQVMATSPDDTSSPTTTPAHAHDAAR from the coding sequence ATGAAATGGATTGTCGCCTGTTGCCTGCTGGCCCTCTCCACTGCGGCTGGCGCCGTGGTGGTCAGGGCGGACGTGGAGGAAACGCGCTACCGGATGCCGGCGGCGGCATTCCCGGCCCTGGTCGACCTGCCCGGCGAAGGGCACGGCGTGCTGATCGCGCCACAGTGGGTGGTCACCGCCGCGCACGCGGCACCGATGCAGATGCCGGGCATGGACCAGGACGTGTCCATTGGCGGCGTGGCGTACAGGATCAAGCGCGTCGTTCTCCATCCCGGCTACCGCAAGCCGGCCGATGCGCTGGTGCAGGAGGCACTGACGACGCACGACTTCTCCAGGTTCTATGCGGCGCTCGGCGCCGCCGACGATATCGCGCTGATCGAGCTGGCTGCGCCGGTGCCGGGAGTGGCACCGGTCGCGCTGTACCGCGGCGACGGAGAAGTCGGGATGACCGCCGAATTGATCGGCAAGGGCGCCACCGGCGACGGCAAGGCCGGCCAGGATCCCCACGGCGCCCATCGCGGCGTGCTGCGCCACGCCTTCAACACGATCGTCGGCGCCGACCCGCGCTACCTCTCGTATCGCTTCGACGCGCCTCCCTCCGCCCTGCCGCTGGAAGGCATCACCGGCAGCGGCGACAGTGGCGGCCCCTTGCTGATCGGCACCGGCGACGCGCGGCAACTGATCGGGCTGGCGTCGTGGGGCAACTATCCGCCGGACCATCCGTTCTGGGCGACCTGGACCACGGGTCGTCCATTCGTGCAGGGTCTTTACGGCCAGATCGTGCACGCCGTGCGCGTGTCGCGCTATCTGCCGTGGATGACGCAGGTGATGGCCACATCCCCGGATGACACGTCGTCACCAACGACGACGCCCGCACACGCGCACGACGCGGCACGCTGA
- a CDS encoding DUF6607 family protein, with translation MKVQLPFCALLLAGSLPVHAENADPARDRASILAMQGEYTVAFAFDETVLLQPGYTRAAPMRSGGDEVVIVVEDSPRKVVLQHLLVEPKSGHVTKHWRQDWIYEAPQRFEFSADQTWQVRPLDAAATRGAWTQCVYEVSDAPRYCGTGRWDYADGHPTWTSDLSWRPLPRREYTKRSDYNALAVINRHTLTPAGWTHEQFNTKVLRKPDGSQQAIAREFGFNDYVRTTTVDFSPARAYWTATQGYWARVRARWDGLLGKPPGVHLKTKVDGMAIIMPLFGQAEAVQQGKPVSDAQLDAVFAQWTAPAPAAR, from the coding sequence ATGAAAGTCCAACTCCCGTTCTGCGCCTTGCTGCTTGCCGGCAGTCTTCCCGTCCACGCCGAGAACGCCGATCCGGCGCGCGACCGTGCCAGCATCCTGGCGATGCAGGGCGAGTACACGGTGGCGTTCGCCTTCGACGAGACCGTGCTGCTGCAACCCGGCTACACGCGCGCCGCGCCAATGCGCAGCGGTGGCGACGAGGTGGTGATCGTGGTCGAGGACAGTCCGCGCAAGGTGGTGCTGCAGCATCTGCTGGTGGAGCCCAAGAGCGGCCACGTGACCAAGCACTGGCGCCAGGACTGGATCTACGAGGCGCCGCAGCGCTTCGAGTTCAGCGCCGACCAGACCTGGCAGGTACGCCCGCTCGACGCCGCGGCCACCCGCGGCGCCTGGACCCAGTGCGTGTACGAGGTCAGCGACGCGCCGCGCTACTGCGGCACCGGGCGCTGGGACTACGCCGATGGCCATCCGACCTGGACCAGCGACCTGAGCTGGCGCCCGTTGCCGCGCCGCGAGTACACCAAGCGCAGCGACTACAACGCGCTGGCGGTGATCAACCGGCACACGCTGACTCCGGCCGGCTGGACCCACGAGCAGTTCAACACCAAGGTGCTGCGCAAGCCCGATGGCAGCCAGCAGGCCATCGCCCGCGAGTTCGGCTTCAACGACTACGTCAGGACCACGACCGTCGACTTCAGCCCGGCGCGCGCCTACTGGACCGCGACCCAGGGCTACTGGGCCAGGGTGCGTGCGCGCTGGGACGGCCTGCTCGGCAAGCCGCCGGGCGTGCACCTGAAGACCAAGGTCGATGGCATGGCGATCATCATGCCGCTGTTCGGCCAGGCCGAGGCGGTGCAACAGGGCAAGCCGGTCAGCGATGCGCAACTCGATGCGGTGTTCGCGCAATGGACGGCACCGGCGCCGGCCGCGCGCTGA
- a CDS encoding Hemin transport protein, protein MRTAAPARTGPERIAAAPLPRPAQLAALGTVLCLYRARIGAELIGWRHACSVAAHLDVDSDGVLESLRFYDRQQQCCWRLYLLPDSDFVAWDMLLSALPAAQDAADGSVAERLWRRVAGRLRGDGWHARALRLHAADGVLAASVAGVSPLGASIARRIARLEAAEGDVLVDDCCCARAGRPAPRPDPDRPWPLLRL, encoded by the coding sequence ATGCGCACGGCCGCGCCAGCGCGTACCGGCCCGGAGCGGATCGCCGCTGCGCCGCTGCCGCGCCCGGCGCAGCTGGCCGCACTGGGCACCGTGTTGTGTCTGTACCGCGCCCGCATCGGCGCCGAACTGATCGGCTGGCGACACGCCTGCAGCGTGGCCGCGCACCTGGACGTGGACAGCGATGGCGTGCTGGAGAGCCTGCGCTTCTACGATCGCCAGCAGCAGTGCTGCTGGCGCCTGTACCTGCTGCCCGACAGTGATTTCGTCGCCTGGGACATGCTGCTGTCGGCGCTGCCCGCGGCGCAGGATGCCGCCGACGGCAGCGTCGCCGAGCGGCTGTGGCGGCGCGTCGCCGGCCGTTTGCGCGGCGATGGCTGGCACGCGCGGGCGCTGCGCCTGCACGCGGCCGATGGCGTGCTGGCGGCCAGCGTCGCCGGCGTGTCGCCGCTGGGTGCCAGCATCGCCCGCCGCATCGCGCGCCTGGAAGCGGCCGAGGGCGATGTGCTGGTCGACGACTGCTGCTGCGCCCGCGCCGGACGCCCTGCGCCGCGCCCCGATCCCGACCGGCCGTGGCCGCTGCTACGGTTGTGA
- a CDS encoding TonB-dependent hemoglobin/transferrin/lactoferrin family receptor — MFRTAPLTGALWLALAAGAHAAPASAADDDASAAAAIRDFDRLQVTATRTQRAIVDVPGSVDVIDREQMDRTLVHDLKDLLRYTPGVSATGNSGRFSGIGGIRIRGLDGNRVLIQTDGIPVSDTFSFGSYLNANRNFVDMDTLKRVEIVRGPASALYGSDALGGVVAYVTKDPADYLAPGKDRYVGLKFGYESEWKGLFAGALVAFGGDRWSGMAAVSHRQGQESETQGDNRSIGAARTAPNPLSSDGRSLLSKLVYAPSANQRWKLTVEGNEDYSRIDALSNVTASILSQRGRDHQTRARVSLGHEIDQLGMLLADDLQWQLYRQDSQSLQRTDERRSNGTLRHMEHDFDQRLYGLQANLHKRVEQGSAVHDISYGIDLSHTDTHEKRDGHTLTLRTGAISKTVGMETFPVRDFPITETAKAGAYLQDEIALADGRFSLIPALRADYYRLSPQVDAIFATDNPGVAAKKISDRNVSPKLGAIWRLDDAWSLYANYAHGFRAPPYNDVNIGFTNLLIGYTAIANPDLKPETSRGAELGVRYAGPAVYAGLSAYRNAYRDFIESYRFVGFNADGLMLYQSRNVDRVTIRGVEAKAGIDFGALDARWSGWSLQASAAYARGDNRTDGTPLNSVDPLRGVLGLGYDRSTWGTQLVATAVAKKRRPELPSYYTPAGYATLDLLAHWRFTEGARLDVGVFNLADRRYIDWNMLPGATLASSSVLDRYTGAGRNVSVSLALDW, encoded by the coding sequence ATGTTCCGTACCGCTCCGCTGACCGGCGCGCTGTGGCTGGCTCTTGCCGCCGGCGCGCATGCCGCTCCCGCTTCCGCCGCAGACGACGACGCCAGTGCGGCGGCCGCCATCCGCGATTTCGACCGCCTGCAGGTCACCGCCACCCGCACCCAGCGCGCCATCGTCGACGTGCCCGGCAGCGTCGATGTGATCGATCGCGAACAGATGGACCGCACGTTGGTCCACGACCTGAAGGATCTGCTGCGCTACACGCCCGGCGTGTCCGCCACCGGCAACAGCGGCCGCTTCAGCGGCATCGGCGGCATCCGCATCCGCGGCCTGGACGGCAACCGCGTGCTGATCCAGACCGACGGCATCCCGGTCTCGGATACCTTCAGCTTCGGCAGCTACCTCAACGCCAACCGCAACTTCGTCGACATGGACACGCTCAAGCGCGTGGAGATCGTGCGCGGCCCGGCCAGCGCCCTGTACGGCTCGGATGCGCTCGGCGGCGTGGTCGCCTATGTGACCAAGGATCCGGCCGACTACCTGGCGCCGGGCAAGGACCGCTACGTCGGCCTGAAGTTCGGCTACGAGAGCGAGTGGAAGGGGCTGTTCGCCGGCGCGCTGGTCGCCTTCGGCGGCGACCGCTGGAGCGGCATGGCCGCGGTCAGCCATCGCCAGGGCCAGGAAAGCGAGACCCAGGGCGACAACCGCAGCATCGGCGCCGCCCGCACCGCGCCCAATCCGCTCAGCAGCGACGGCCGCAGCCTGCTCAGCAAGCTGGTCTACGCGCCCAGCGCCAACCAACGTTGGAAGTTGACCGTCGAAGGCAACGAGGACTACTCCCGCATCGATGCGCTGAGCAACGTCACCGCCAGCATCCTGTCGCAGCGCGGCCGCGACCATCAGACCCGCGCCCGCGTGTCGCTGGGACACGAGATCGACCAACTCGGCATGCTGCTCGCCGATGACCTACAGTGGCAGTTGTACCGTCAGGATAGCCAGAGCCTGCAGCGCACCGACGAACGCCGCAGCAATGGCACGCTGCGGCACATGGAGCACGACTTCGACCAGCGCCTGTACGGCCTGCAGGCCAATCTGCACAAGCGGGTGGAGCAGGGCAGCGCCGTGCACGACATCAGCTACGGCATCGATCTGTCGCACACCGACACCCACGAAAAGCGCGACGGCCACACGCTGACGCTGCGCACCGGCGCGATCAGCAAGACCGTGGGCATGGAGACCTTCCCGGTCCGCGACTTCCCGATCACCGAGACGGCCAAGGCCGGCGCCTACCTGCAGGACGAGATCGCACTGGCCGACGGCCGTTTCAGCCTGATCCCGGCGCTGCGTGCCGACTACTATCGGCTGTCGCCGCAGGTCGATGCGATCTTCGCCACCGACAATCCCGGCGTGGCGGCGAAGAAGATCAGCGACCGCAACGTCTCGCCCAAGCTCGGCGCGATCTGGCGCCTGGACGATGCCTGGTCGCTGTACGCCAACTATGCGCACGGCTTCCGCGCGCCGCCCTACAACGACGTCAATATCGGCTTCACCAATCTGTTGATCGGCTACACCGCGATCGCCAATCCCGACCTGAAGCCGGAGACCAGTCGCGGCGCCGAACTGGGCGTGCGCTACGCCGGTCCGGCCGTCTACGCCGGACTGAGCGCCTACCGCAACGCCTACCGCGATTTCATCGAGTCCTATCGCTTCGTCGGCTTCAACGCCGACGGCTTGATGCTGTATCAATCGCGCAACGTCGACCGGGTGACCATCCGCGGCGTGGAAGCCAAGGCCGGCATCGACTTCGGCGCGCTCGATGCGCGCTGGAGCGGCTGGTCGCTGCAGGCCAGCGCCGCCTATGCGCGTGGCGACAACCGCACCGACGGCACGCCGCTCAACTCGGTGGACCCGCTGCGCGGCGTGCTCGGCCTGGGCTACGACCGCAGCACCTGGGGCACGCAACTGGTCGCCACCGCGGTGGCGAAGAAGCGCCGGCCGGAACTGCCGAGCTACTACACGCCGGCCGGCTACGCGACGCTGGACCTGCTCGCGCACTGGCGCTTCACCGAAGGTGCGCGGCTGGACGTGGGCGTGTTCAATCTGGCCGACCGCCGCTACATCGACTGGAACATGCTGCCTGGCGCGACCCTGGCCAGCAGCAGCGTGCTCGACCGCTACACCGGCGCCGGGCGCAACGTCTCGGTCAGCCTGGCGCTGGACTGGTAG
- the hemP gene encoding hemin uptake protein HemP: MTAQPVLLRHPDTLSLRERTVPRAVPAEETISSQALLKGRREVLIQHGDRVYRLRHTSNDKLILTK; the protein is encoded by the coding sequence ATGACCGCTCAACCCGTGCTGTTGCGTCACCCCGACACCCTGAGCCTGCGCGAGCGCACCGTGCCGCGCGCGGTGCCGGCCGAAGAAACCATCAGCAGCCAGGCGCTGCTCAAGGGCCGCCGCGAAGTGCTGATCCAGCACGGCGACCGCGTCTATCGCCTGCGCCACACCAGCAACGACAAGCTGATCCTGACCAAGTAA
- a CDS encoding aldo/keto reductase: MHYRRLGATGLHLSALSFGAWINFGGQTGRDEARNLIAAAWDHGINFFDNAEVYAHGRAEQVMGDVIADLRLPRDGFCVSSKVYFGAVESPRPTQRGLSRKHVTDACHAALKRLRVEYLDLYYCHRPDPDTPVEETVRAMDALIRQGKVLYWGTSEWPAERIREAAQVARALGLHGPSMEQPQYNLLHRERVEQEYAPLYAELGLGTTIWSPLASGLLTGKYNDGIDPASRLGQERNAWLQQEVIGPPAQRRVERARAFTALAADEGVAPASLAIAWCLRNPHVSTVILGASRVAQLLENLAALELAERDDAAWWERVEAAVR; the protein is encoded by the coding sequence ATGCATTACCGTCGCCTCGGTGCCACCGGGCTGCACCTGTCGGCGCTGTCGTTCGGCGCCTGGATCAACTTCGGCGGGCAGACCGGCCGCGACGAAGCGCGCAACCTGATCGCCGCCGCCTGGGACCACGGCATCAATTTCTTCGACAACGCCGAGGTCTATGCGCACGGCCGTGCCGAGCAGGTGATGGGCGACGTGATCGCCGACCTGCGGCTGCCGCGCGACGGCTTCTGCGTGTCCAGCAAGGTCTACTTCGGCGCCGTGGAATCGCCGCGCCCGACCCAGCGCGGGCTCTCGCGCAAGCATGTCACCGACGCCTGCCATGCCGCGCTCAAGCGCCTGCGGGTGGAGTATCTGGATCTGTATTACTGCCATCGTCCCGATCCGGACACGCCGGTGGAAGAAACCGTGCGCGCGATGGACGCGCTGATCCGCCAGGGCAAGGTGCTGTACTGGGGCACCTCCGAGTGGCCGGCCGAGCGCATCCGCGAGGCGGCGCAGGTGGCGCGCGCGCTGGGCCTGCACGGGCCGTCGATGGAACAGCCGCAATACAACCTGCTGCATCGCGAGCGCGTGGAGCAGGAGTACGCGCCGCTGTACGCCGAACTGGGCCTGGGCACCACCATCTGGTCGCCGCTGGCCTCGGGCCTGCTGACCGGCAAGTACAACGACGGCATCGATCCGGCCTCGCGGCTGGGCCAGGAGCGCAATGCCTGGCTGCAGCAGGAGGTCATCGGGCCGCCGGCGCAGCGCCGGGTCGAGCGCGCGCGCGCCTTCACCGCGCTGGCCGCCGACGAGGGCGTGGCGCCGGCGTCGCTGGCGATCGCCTGGTGCCTGCGCAACCCGCACGTGTCCACGGTGATCCTCGGCGCCAGCCGGGTCGCGCAATTGCTGGAGAACCTGGCCGCGCTGGAATTGGCCGAGCGCGACGACGCGGCGTGGTGGGAGCGGGTCGAAGCCGCCGTGCGCTGA
- a CDS encoding NupC/NupG family nucleoside CNT transporter codes for MVEGLGRIGFGLFGLAVLIGITWLFSNNRRAVDWKLVATGLVLQIGFASLVLLVPGGREVFDWLGQVFVKVLSFVNEGSSFIFGSLLDTKTYGFIFAFQVLPTIIFFSALMGVLYHLGVMQAVVRVMAWAITKVMRVSGAETTSVCASVFIGQTEAPLTVRPYIPRMTESELLTMMIGGMAHIAGGVLAAYVGMLGGGDPAQQAFYAKHLLAASIMAAPATLVVAKLLIPETGTPLTRGTVKMEVEKTTSNVIDAAAAGAGDGLRLALNIGAMLLAFIALIALVNAPLTWLGDVTGLASALGRPTNLSTIFGYVLAPVAWVIGTPWPDATTVGSLIGQKVVINEFVAYTELSRIVQGQVPGVSLSAEGRLVATYALCGFANFSSIAIQIGGIGGLAPERRHDLARFGLRAVLGGSIATFMTATIAGVLSHFA; via the coding sequence ATGGTCGAGGGATTGGGAAGGATCGGCTTCGGCCTGTTCGGTTTGGCGGTGTTGATCGGGATCACCTGGCTGTTCTCCAACAACCGCCGAGCGGTGGACTGGAAGCTGGTCGCGACCGGCCTGGTCCTGCAGATCGGTTTCGCCTCGCTGGTGCTGCTGGTCCCGGGCGGACGCGAGGTGTTCGACTGGCTCGGTCAGGTGTTCGTCAAGGTGCTGAGCTTCGTCAACGAAGGCTCCAGCTTCATCTTCGGCAGCCTGCTCGACACCAAGACCTATGGCTTCATCTTCGCCTTCCAGGTGCTGCCGACCATCATCTTCTTCTCCGCGCTGATGGGCGTGCTGTACCACCTGGGGGTGATGCAGGCGGTGGTGCGGGTGATGGCGTGGGCGATCACCAAGGTGATGCGCGTGTCCGGCGCCGAGACCACCAGCGTGTGCGCGAGCGTGTTCATCGGCCAGACCGAGGCGCCGCTGACGGTGCGCCCGTACATCCCGCGCATGACCGAGTCCGAGTTGCTGACGATGATGATCGGCGGCATGGCGCACATCGCCGGCGGCGTGCTGGCGGCCTACGTGGGCATGCTCGGCGGCGGCGATCCGGCGCAGCAGGCGTTCTACGCCAAGCATCTGCTGGCGGCCAGCATCATGGCCGCGCCGGCGACGCTGGTGGTGGCCAAGCTGCTGATCCCGGAGACCGGCACGCCGCTGACCCGCGGCACGGTCAAGATGGAAGTGGAGAAGACCACCAGCAATGTGATCGACGCCGCCGCCGCCGGTGCCGGCGACGGCCTGCGCCTGGCGCTGAACATCGGCGCGATGCTGCTCGCGTTCATCGCCCTAATTGCGCTGGTCAACGCCCCGCTGACCTGGCTCGGCGACGTCACCGGCCTGGCCTCCGCGCTGGGCCGCCCGACCAACCTGTCCACCATCTTCGGCTACGTATTGGCGCCGGTGGCCTGGGTGATCGGCACGCCGTGGCCGGATGCGACCACGGTCGGTTCGCTGATCGGCCAGAAGGTGGTCATCAACGAGTTCGTCGCTTATACCGAGCTGTCGCGTATCGTCCAGGGTCAGGTGCCGGGCGTGAGCCTGAGCGCGGAAGGCCGGCTGGTCGCCACCTACGCGCTGTGCGGCTTCGCCAACTTCAGCTCGATCGCGATCCAGATCGGCGGCATCGGTGGCCTGGCCCCCGAGCGCCGGCACGACCTGGCCCGCTTCGGCCTGCGCGCGGTGCTGGGCGGCTCGATCGCCACCTTCATGACCGCGACCATCGCCGGGGTGCTGTCGCACTTCGCGTGA
- a CDS encoding ribokinase encodes MSSVIVVGSFNVDHVWRCENLPAPGATIAGRYSTGPGGKGFNQAVAAARAGARTSFVCALGDDAGGAMARGLAAQDGIALVAEASTEPTGTGGIYVDGHGRNTIVIGAGANAALSLEFVQAQRALLGSARVLLAQLESPIETIEATLALAREAGLTTVLNAAPANAQTSIGLLKLADVLTPNETEFAALLARHVGARVDADDVAATDGGSLHALCRKLLPGGTVVVTLGAVGAFISHPEERLRGDTQPYYRIGAETAHTVDTTGAGDAFNGALVASLAQSPNAAFATHVRFANHYAARSTEAEGAAASMPRLTPDAA; translated from the coding sequence ATGAGTTCGGTCATCGTCGTCGGTTCGTTCAATGTCGACCATGTGTGGCGTTGCGAGAATTTGCCCGCACCGGGGGCGACCATCGCCGGCCGCTACAGCACCGGCCCCGGCGGCAAGGGCTTCAACCAGGCGGTGGCGGCGGCCCGCGCCGGCGCACGCACCAGCTTCGTCTGCGCGCTCGGCGACGATGCCGGCGGCGCGATGGCGCGCGGCCTGGCGGCGCAGGACGGCATCGCCCTGGTCGCCGAGGCCAGCACCGAGCCGACCGGCACCGGCGGCATCTACGTCGATGGCCACGGCCGCAACACCATCGTCATCGGCGCCGGCGCCAACGCCGCGTTGAGCCTGGAGTTCGTGCAGGCGCAACGCGCGCTGCTGGGATCGGCGCGGGTGCTGCTGGCGCAGCTGGAGTCGCCGATCGAGACCATCGAGGCCACCCTGGCGCTGGCGCGCGAGGCCGGCCTGACCACGGTGCTCAACGCCGCCCCGGCCAACGCGCAGACCAGCATCGGCCTGCTCAAGCTGGCCGACGTGCTGACCCCCAACGAAACCGAGTTCGCCGCCCTGCTGGCGCGCCATGTCGGCGCGCGTGTGGACGCCGACGACGTCGCCGCCACCGATGGCGGCAGCCTGCACGCGCTATGCCGCAAGCTGCTGCCGGGCGGCACCGTGGTGGTGACGCTGGGCGCGGTCGGCGCGTTCATCTCGCATCCCGAGGAGCGCCTGCGCGGCGACACCCAGCCCTACTACCGGATCGGCGCCGAGACCGCGCACACGGTGGACACCACCGGCGCCGGCGATGCCTTCAACGGCGCCCTGGTGGCCTCGCTGGCGCAGTCGCCGAACGCCGCGTTCGCCACCCACGTGCGTTTCGCCAATCACTACGCGGCGCGCTCCACCGAAGCCGAGGGCGCGGCGGCGTCGATGCCGCGGCTGACCCCGGACGCCGCCTGA
- a CDS encoding DUF4893 domain-containing protein encodes MPRHSLLPFGALCALLLPLCAAAAPRCDWNSLAADADRAAVTVSAERLQQVIAPRYDDAEQEAGATLARTLLQRAQTPQQPGKLEGRWKVRSIQVDPHFAYAYPYFKAEIRGDACGYHLSKTSGSQRRSGTLYPLAAGSHELAFLGASTVNDEPEATYAPGHVSDGTHGNSVGRLVALGPNELLLILDGKDNGFELYQLIR; translated from the coding sequence ATGCCCCGTCATTCCCTGCTGCCGTTCGGCGCGCTGTGCGCGCTGCTGCTCCCGCTGTGCGCTGCCGCTGCACCGCGCTGCGACTGGAACAGCCTGGCCGCCGATGCCGACCGCGCGGCGGTGACCGTGTCCGCCGAGCGCCTGCAACAGGTGATCGCACCACGTTACGACGATGCCGAGCAGGAAGCAGGCGCCACGCTGGCGCGCACCTTGCTGCAGCGCGCGCAGACGCCGCAGCAACCCGGCAAACTGGAAGGCCGCTGGAAGGTGCGCTCGATCCAGGTCGACCCGCACTTCGCCTATGCGTACCCGTACTTCAAGGCCGAGATCCGCGGCGATGCCTGCGGCTATCACCTGAGCAAGACCAGCGGCTCGCAGCGCCGCAGCGGCACCCTGTATCCGCTGGCCGCCGGCAGCCACGAACTGGCCTTCCTCGGCGCCAGCACGGTGAACGACGAGCCTGAAGCGACCTACGCCCCTGGCCATGTCTCCGACGGCACACACGGCAACAGCGTCGGCCGCCTGGTCGCGCTGGGACCCAACGAACTGCTGCTGATCCTGGACGGCAAGGACAACGGCTTCGAGCTGTACCAGCTGATCCGCTGA
- the dusB gene encoding tRNA dihydrouridine synthase DusB: MRIGPYTIEPKVILAPMAGVTDKPFRLLCKRLGAGLAVSEMTISDPRFWQTRKSLQRMDHAGEPDPVSVQIAGTEPQQLAEAARYNADHGAQLIDINMGCPAKKVCNAWAGSALMRDEALVARILTAVVKASPVPVTLKIRTGWDCDHRNGPIIARIAEDCGIAALAVHGRTRDQHYSGHAEYATIAQIKAMLRIPVIANGDIDSPQKAAQVLAATGADAVMVGRAAQGRPWIFGEIAHYLATGEQQPAPSLTFVRDTLLGHLQALHDFYGEVQGVRIARKHLGWYAKDRPENAAFRAVVNRAESAQAQLALTANYFDALIAGVPPALSAAA, encoded by the coding sequence ATGCGCATCGGCCCCTACACGATCGAACCGAAGGTGATCCTGGCACCGATGGCCGGGGTCACCGACAAGCCGTTTCGGCTGCTGTGCAAGCGCCTGGGCGCCGGCCTGGCGGTGTCGGAGATGACCATCTCCGATCCGCGCTTCTGGCAGACCCGCAAGTCGCTGCAGCGCATGGACCACGCCGGCGAGCCGGACCCGGTCAGCGTGCAGATCGCCGGCACCGAACCGCAGCAGCTGGCCGAGGCCGCGCGCTACAACGCCGACCACGGCGCGCAACTGATCGACATCAACATGGGCTGCCCGGCGAAGAAGGTGTGCAACGCCTGGGCCGGCTCGGCGCTGATGCGCGACGAGGCGCTGGTGGCGCGCATCCTCACCGCGGTGGTGAAGGCCTCGCCGGTACCGGTGACGCTGAAGATCCGCACCGGCTGGGACTGCGACCACCGCAACGGCCCGATCATCGCGCGCATCGCCGAGGACTGCGGCATCGCCGCGCTGGCGGTGCACGGGCGCACCCGCGACCAGCATTACAGCGGCCACGCCGAGTACGCGACCATCGCGCAGATCAAGGCGATGCTGCGCATCCCGGTGATCGCCAACGGCGACATCGATTCGCCGCAGAAGGCGGCGCAGGTGCTGGCCGCGACCGGCGCCGACGCGGTGATGGTCGGGCGCGCGGCGCAGGGCCGGCCATGGATCTTCGGCGAGATCGCGCACTATCTGGCCACCGGCGAACAGCAGCCGGCGCCATCGCTGACGTTCGTGCGCGACACCCTGCTCGGCCACCTGCAGGCCCTGCACGACTTCTACGGCGAGGTGCAGGGCGTGCGCATCGCGCGCAAGCACCTGGGCTGGTACGCCAAGGACCGGCCGGAGAACGCCGCGTTCCGCGCCGTGGTCAACCGCGCCGAGAGCGCACAGGCGCAACTGGCGCTGACCGCCAACTACTTCGACGCGCTGATCGCCGGGGTGCCGCCCGCCTTGTCCGCCGCCGCCTGA